The sequence GCATGATCCGTCCCTGCTCCAGCGCCAGCCTGCCGCGCTTTTCATCCAGCTCCGCCAGCTCCTGCAGCAGGGCCTCGCGGCTCCCCAGGCCGATGTTGCCGCTGAGATTGCTCTCCACCGGGTAGGCCGACTTGTCGAGTACGTGCAGCAGAATGAGCGGTGCTTCCAGGCGCAGGCTGCTCCAGGCGGCGTAGTCGCTGACCGCAGTGGAAACTTCGGTGCCGTCGATACAGGCGATGACATTGGTCTTGGTCATGGTGATTCCCCTCTCGGTCAGTGACCCATCAGCTTTTCTACCGCGTCTGGCTTATCGTGCACGGCGAATTTATCGACGATGGTGGCGCTGGCCTCGTTGAGACCGATGATCTCCACCTCGGTGCCCTCGCGGCGGAACTTGAGCACCGCCTTGTCCAGGGCCGCCACGGCGGTGATATCCCAGAAGTGGGCCTTGCACAGGTCGATCACCACCTTGTCGACCGCCTCTTTGAAATCGAAAAACTCCACGAACTTGTCCGCCGAGGCGAAGAACACCTGGCCGACCACCTGGTAGGTGCGCACGGTGCCGTCTTCGTTCAATTGCGAGGTGACATACTTGTACTGGGCGACCTTGTTGGCAAAGAACATGGCCGCCAGCAGCACGCCGATGAACACGCCCCAGGCTAGGTTGTGGGTGGCGACCACCACCACCACGGTGGTGATCATCACCAGACTGGTGCTTTTCGGGTGTTTTTTCAGGTTACGGATCGATTCCCAGCTAAAGGTGCCGATGGCCACCATGATCATTACCGCCACCAGCGCCGCCATGGGGATCTGCGCCACCCACTCACCCAGAAAGACCACCATGACGAGCAGGAAGACGCCGGCCGCCAGCGCCGAGAGGCGGGTGCGCCCGCCGGATTTGATGTTGATGATCGACTGGCCGATCATGGCGCAACCCGCCATGCCGCCCAGCAGGCCGGAGGCGATGTTGGCCACGCCCTGGCCCTT comes from Gammaproteobacteria bacterium and encodes:
- a CDS encoding universal stress protein, with product MTKTNVIACIDGTEVSTAVSDYAAWSSLRLEAPLILLHVLDKSAYPVESNLSGNIGLGSREALLQELAELDEKRGRLALEQGRIMLEAARQRALADGVDDPIVHQRHGDLLESLLAVEQDTRLLVLGKHDENLGAHVGSRLESIVRSLHRPMLV